The uncultured Trichococcus sp. DNA window GAACGAGTCTTTCAATGTCTTCCTGACCTCTTTCACCACATCTTCCGGAATGGTACCGTCAGGCTGAACGCCTTCCAGCAGAAGCTGCGATCCGATGTTGCTGGTCATGATCAGGACGGTGTTTTTGAAATCGACCACGTGTCCCTTCGAATCGGTCAAACGTCCATCATCCAATACTTGCAGCAAAATGTTGAAAACATCCGGATGCGCCTTCTCGATTTCATCCAAAAGAATGATTGTATAAGGGCTCCGACGGACTGCTTCCGTCAACTGGCCGCCTTCCTCATAACCCACATATCCGGGGGGCGCCCCGATGAGCCGGGAAACCGAAAATTTTTCCATGTATTCGCTCATATCAAGCCGGACCATATGTTCATCGGAGTCGAATAAATTTTCCGCCAACGCTTTCGCCAATTCCGTTTTCCCGACCCCTGTAGGTCCCAGGAACAAGAAGGACCCGATCGGTCGGTTAGGTGACTGCAGGCCGGCACGCGAGCGCAATACGGCATTCGTGACGCTCTCCACCGCTTCCTCTTGGCCGATGACCCGTTTATGCAGCGTTGCCTCCAATTTCAGGAGTTTGTCTCTTTCGCCCTCAACCAGCTTTGTCACCGGGATGCCGGTCATCCTTCCCACCACTGTCGCGATTTCATTCTCAGTGACCGATTCTTGGACGAGGTTCCCTTCCTTGCCTCTTCGTGCTGCATTTTCTTTTTCTAAAGCCGCCAATTCCTTTTCCATCTGTGGGATACTGCCATGACGCAAAACTGCGGCCCGTTCCAGGTCGTAATTTGCCTCGGCGTCCTCCAATTGCCGACGCGCGTCCTCAAGATCCTCACGTTTGGCACGCAACTTTTCGACCTCTTCCTTTTCATTGCCCCATTTCATGCGCAATTCATTTGATTCCTCGCGCAGATCAGCTAACTCGACTTGCAAAGCCGCCAATCTTCTCTTGCTCAATTCGTCGGATTCTTTCTTCAGGGCTGCCTCTTCGATTTCGAGCTGCATCAGTTTACGGCTTACCTGATCCAACTCGGTGGGCATCGAGTTCATTTCCACTTTTATGTTCGCGCAAGCCTCATCGACAAGATCGATCGCTTTATCCGGCAGGAACCGGTCAGTGATATAGCGATCGGAAAGTGTAGCTGCCGCAACGAGCGCATTGTCATGTATATTGACGCTATGGTGGATTTCATAGCGTTCCTTCAATCCCCGCAAGATGCTGATCGTATCGGCGACTGTCGGTTCTTTCACCAACACCTTCTGAAATCTTCGCTCCAACGCCTTATCCTTCTCCAGATTTTGGCGGTATTCATCCAGAGTGGTCGCTCCGATGCAGTGCAATTCGCCTCTGGCAAGCATCGGTTTCAGCAGATTGCCTGCATCCATGCTCCCCTCGGTCTTCCCAGCCCCAACAATCGTGTGGATCTCATCAATGAAAAGGATGATGCGGCCGTCGCTTTTCTTCACTTCCTTCAGTACCGCTTTCAGGCGTTCCTCGAATTCTCCGCGATACTTGGCTCCCGCAATCAACGAGCCCATATCCAACGAAAAGATCGTCTTGTCCTTCAGGTTATCCGGGACGTCTTTTTTCACGATCCGTTGGGCCAAACCTTCTACGATGGCGGTCTTGCCGACGCCCGGTTCACCGATCAGGATCGGATTATTTTTGGTTTTGCGCGACAAAATACGGATAACATCCCTAATTTCTTCGTCCCGGCCGATGACCGGATCTTGTTTTCCGCTCCGCACCGCTTGCACGAGATCTATCCCGTACTTTTCCAATGCTTCATACTGATCTTCCTGATTTTGTGAAGTCACGCGGTCTCCTCCTCTCATGTCCTTGATTTTTTCGGCGATGATTTTTTCCGTCACGCCTTGATTTACCAGAAATTTGGTCAATGGATGATTTTTCAGTGTCATCAAGCTCAAAAGCACCGTATCAGTGGCGATGAAATCATCCTTCAGCTCCGATCGCTTGCGATCCGCTTCCAGAAAGAGATTGTACAGATTTTGGCTGAATGTTTGCCCATATTGGACGGAAGTGCCTTCTATCACAACTGATTTATCCAGTTCCTTGTCAACGGCCGATTCAAACGCATCGACCGCCACTCCTGCATCGACGTAAAAATTTCGCGCAAAACTATCCGGCTGCAGAAATATTTTCCACAGATGGGCGACATCGATGGTTTGGTGCTTGCGCACCATGGCGATGCGCTGCGCTTCTGCGATCGCCTCCTGCAGGGCCGTCGTCATTTTTTCCATTTCCATGCTGGGACCTCCTCAAAAATCTACTGACGTATCCTTTATATGACAAGTATACGACCATGGTCAAAATTGGTCAAATGATAACCCGAAAAAAAAGAGCAACAAAGGTGATTTCCTTTGTTGCTCTTTTTATCATCGGATTCCTAGCGCGATGCGTGCATATCGGGACATTCTGTCTGTTGTCCAGGCAGGATACCAGACCAATTTCACTTGCGTTTCGGTCACTTCAGGAACACTTTTCAAAGCACGGTGAATTTCGTCGGTGATGACATCCGCCAACGGGCAACCCATTGTGGTGAGCGTCATTTTGATCAGGCAGAAGCCATCCTGTTCCAGTTCCACTTCATAAATCAAACCTAAGTTGACGATATCTATTCCTAATTCCGGATCTATCACTTGCTCAAGCGCCGCTAAGACGCGTTCTTTTATGCTTTCCAATTCTTCTTGCGAATATTGGGGAGTTGTCTCTTCAGTCATTGCAAACACCTCTTACCTTTCTGGATTAACTAGATGATAACAGTTTGTGCATAGAAATTCAATGCTAATATGCGTTCCCCAAGAATGCTGCCATTTCCTCAAAAATAGCATAAGGGACCCGGTGTCCGGCACCTTCTGTCGACCGGAAACAAATGTTATCCGCAAAATCTTCCCCGCTGATGGAGCTGACGAACTGAGCCATCTGTTCGTACGGAACACTCTCGTCGGCTGTACCGTGCCAGATGTAAAACGGCGTGTCCACGAGCGACTCCGGATGTTCTTTGAGGCTCAGGCTCTCAAAAGGCGCCATCAATGTTTTGACCTTCTCATCATCGATCGGCGGCAGCCCTTCCACCCAACGGGACTTCAATGCCCAATGGGACAACCCGACCGGATCCGGACTGCCCATCAGGCAGGCTGCCGAATGGATCCATGGATATTGCGTCAAGGCGATACAGGTCGTGATGCCCCCCATCGAGAGGCCTGTGACCGAAACGTTTTCTCTTTTTGCCACTCCCGCTTCGACGTAGGCTTCCACAATGGCAGGCATTTCCTTGATGTTTTGCAGGACCACCGACCAGAATTCTGCCGCCGGTTCGCCAGCATAAGCTTCATCTTTGCGTTCACCATGACGATAGGCATCGGGGATGATCACCCGCATGCCGTTGCCGGCTAATGCATAGCCGGGTTCCAAGCCTCTCTCCTTTTGGTTCGTGATGCCATGATAAAAGAACACGAGCGGAGTCGTTTCGTTTTTCTTGTCTTCTTCAACGATTTCCAGAATCGGTATATCATTTATGATTTTTCTTTCGATTATAATCATATTCATCCCTCTTTTTCAGCTCTGATCGGCTGTTACAGGCAAAAATATTTTTCCAGGTAGATTGCCAAGCCGTCCTCATGATTCGAATGTTTTGTTACATCGTCGGCGATATTCTTCAATGCCGCAATCCCATTCTGCATGACGACTCCGTGCCCTGCATAGCGGATCATTTCCATATCGTTATCCTCATCACCGAAGGCAAGGATATCTTCCCGCTTGATGCCGTAATTATTCGCGACCACTTCAACGCCAAGCGCTTTTTGGACGCCTGCGGATACGATTTCGAGGCAGGGCATCGTGCCACCCCATGTACGGATTTCAATGGCATTCCCATAGCGCGCCAAAATCCGGTCACGGATGATTCCCAAATTCTGTTCCTCCGAAAACACATTCATGGAAGTCGGATTTTCCGACAGCGTGTCTTTCGAAGTGATCTGCGTCGCCAGCAAATTCTTCGGGAAATATTCGTTTGATGGCAGCGTGGCGGTGGATGCGAAAAGCGTCTCCTTGCCTTCCACACAGATAAAATCGATGCCCATCTCTTCACGTTGTTCGATCAGATCCATCGCAAAATCTTTGTTGAGTGTCTTGTGGTAGTAATTGCGCCAGTTGCTGTCGGTTGGATTGTGGCATAGGGCACCGTTGAAATTCACCAATGGGGTAGTCATCTTGAGTGTCTCGTAAAATTCTTTGCTGTTTCTGTATGGGCGCCCAGTTGCGATCATTACCAGATGGTTTTCCTTTTGCAACCTTGCCAGCACCATTTTGGTCCGCTCGCTCAACAACGACTGATTGTTGAGCGTGGTCCCATCTAAATCCAAAGCGATTAATTTTTGTTTCATTTTCTTGAAAGTACCTCCTGCGTTCTGCGTCTTACGCCATGCTTGCCGATCATTCGCTTCCCAACGTCGGAAAGTTGCTTTTTAACTCTGCTGTCATGGCCCTTGCGATATTCGATCCGATCACGAGCATTTCATATAGTGGTTTGACATCAGTTGTCGAGCGGCCCAGAAGTCGAAGGAAAATCTCTCCATCGCCCGCCAGGCAAAGTGTATAATAAAAAGTCTTGGTTTGATTCAATTCATTGATCAGTTCCAAAAGCTTCACTTTATCAGCATAATTATTCAGGTAAGCCAATTTTCTGTAGCTGATCTGAAAATCACTTTCGGCCTCATCTTTGGCGATGACTACACCGAACGGCAGGGAATGTTCTTTGTCGAGATTGAATTTCCCTTGATACAAATACTGACCATTTTGGATGGGATGACTTTTCAATGGCATGCCTTTTTCCTGGAATTTTTGATCAAGCGCTGCTAATATCGTCAAAATTATCACTCTTTTCGTATATGGTGCTACAAGTATAGCACATTTTCCCCAATAATCATGCTTATCCCGGTATACAAAAAAGGTCCGGAACCGAAGTCCAGACCTTTCCATATGTCATGCGGAATATTAACGACGTTTTTCTCTGATACGAGCAGCTTTTCCGTGTAATGCGCGCAAGTAGTAAAGTTTTGCACGACGCACTTTACCGAAGCGAACAACTTCGATTTGAGCTACACGAGGTGTGTGCAATGGGAATGTACGTTCCACACCGATACCGTTGGAAATTTTACGTACTGTATATGTTTCGCTGATTCCGAATCCGCGACGTTTGATGACTACGCCCTCGAATAATTGGATACGTTCTCTTGTTCCTTCGACTACGCGAGCGTGGACGCGAACAGTGTCTCCAGGACGGAATGCAGGAATATCACTACGTAATTGTCCTTGTGTAATTGCTTCGATCAATGGTAATTGACTCATGTTTTTTTCTCCTTCCAACCGACATTCATACACAATTTTTCTGCACAGCGGAATATCGTATTATCGAGCAGTCTCTCTGCTCACCTGTAGAATTCTACCACAATAATTTTGACGTGTAAAGTATTTTTCGTTTACATTGTTTGAATTTCAAGACGCACTAGTGCGCTTAATTGTCAGCCTTTTCTTCCAGCAGTATCTCAACCAACCAGGCTTGCTGTTTTTTCGACAAGGTGATCTTTTCCAGCATCTCCGGTCGCCTCAGCCAGGTTTTGCGCAAAGATTCCTTTTCTTGCCAATCAGCGATTTTCTGGTGATTTCCGCTGAAAAGCACTTCAGGGACGACATCCCCCCGGAAATCGCGCGGTCTCGTATATTGGGGATGCTCGAGCAAACCGGTCGAGAAAGAATCGGTCTTGTTCGACTGCTCATTGCCCAATACAGCCGGCAAAAGACGGACCGTCGCATCGATCATGACCATCGCGCCCAGTTCCCCGCCCGTCAAAACATAATCCCCGATCGAGATTTCATCCGTCACATGCTGCTTGATGCGCTCATCGAAACCTTCGTAATGGCCGCAGATGAAGACAAGGTGCTCTTCTTCGGCGAACTCCTCCGCAAGATCCTGATTAAAGGTTTTTCCGGAAGGATCCAAAAGGACGATCCTTTTTTTGGTTTCGGGCGAATGGACCTCGATGTCCTTCAGCGCGTCTACGATCGGCTGCGCGCGCAACAACATGCCTGCGCCGCCGCCGAAAGGATAATCATCGACGGAATTGTGTTTGTTTTCGGAATAATCGCGGAAGTTCGTGCAAGTGATCGAAACACGGCCGCTCTCAATCGCTTTTCCGATGATCGACTCGGACATAGGGCCTTCAAACATCGCCGGAAACAACGTCAATACATCTATCTTCATCAGTCCATCATTCCTTCTAGCAGGTGGATGGTAACCTTTTTTTCCTCCAAAGATACCTTTTCCACTACCGATGCGATATACGGAACCAATAAATCTTTTTGGCCTGGTCGGGATACAACCCAAACATCATTCGCCCCAAGCGGTAAAATTTCTTTGATCGTACCCAATTCTTCGCCGGCATCACTGACGACGGATAATCCGATGATTTCATGATAATAGAACTCGTGATCCGAAAGATCCTCCAACTGCGATTCCGAAACTTTCAGGGTTCCGCCTTTGAACGGCTCGACCTCTTCGATCCGGTTGTAGCCCTCGAATGTCAGCATATTGAAATTCTTATGCACCCGGTGGCTGGCTACCTTCAGAGCGATCGGCTCACTGTTGTCGCGGAACAGGTAGAGCGTAGCCCCTTTTTTGTAGCGTTCATCCGCAAAGTCAGTGCTGGAAATGACACGCACTTCCCCCTTTAGGCCTTGGGTATTCACAACTTTTCCGACATCATAAAATTTTTCCATTTTTCACCTCTCCTTACTAAATCGTCCTGCAAAAATTTTGTACATAATAAAATAGAAGGGATAAGTGCTACAATTGTATCATCATCCGCTTCTATCTATTCGCTATTAAGTTAGGCATCCACCGAGCGGAAAAGACCGGACCCGCATCTAAAGCGGATTATTCGGCCCCTTCAATCACAAGGCGGACACGTTTTGTGCCTTTGGTTCTGACACTGTATACAATTGTACGGATCGCTCTGGCGACCCGTCCCTGTTTCCCGATCACACGACCGACATCCTCGGCATCAAGATGCAAGTGATATTCCATGAACTCACTTGTCTCTTTGATTTCGATGGACATCTTATCATCATGGACAATCAAAGGTTTGACAATTGTCAGGATTAAATCTGAAATTTCAGGCATTTAAACCACCCTTTTATTTAGCTAACTTAGAGTCGTGGAATTTTTTCATAATACCTTGTTGAGAAAGTAAGTTACGAACTGTATCAGAAGGTTGTGCACCTTCAGCTAACCATTTCAAAACCAACTCTTCGTCAAATTTAACTTCAGCTGGTTCAACAACTGGATTGTATGTACCTACTTTTTCGATGAAACGTCCATCACGTGGAGAACGTGAATCAGCTACAACGACGCGGTAAAACGGGTTTCTTTTAGAACCCATACGTTTTAAACGAATTTTAACTGCCATTTATATAACACCTCCATATATCTGTATCTCACATTTTTATATATTACCAGTTTTCCATTTGCTTGTAAAGTGTTTTCTCTTTACACTTGGAATTATTTTTTCTTTTTCTTCTTTTTGTTCATCCGTCTGGCCATTTGCTGCATGGCCAACTTACCCATTTTGCCTTTCGGGCCTTGTCCAAGGAGGCCTTCCATCCCTGCAAAATTGCCCTTGGACATCTTGTTCATCATATCCCTGGATTCGTTGAACTGCTTGATCAAACGGTTGACTTCCGCCAACGATCTTGCGGAGCCTTTCGCAATCCGTCTGCGTCTGCTCTGCGAAAGAAGCTCAGGGTTTTCGCGTTCAGCGGGCGTCATCGAAAGCACAATCGCCTTCATGTGGGCCACATCCTTGGGATCGATCTTCATCTGGTCCAGTCCCGGAACGTTGCTCATGCCCGGAATCATCTTCAGGAGATCCTCAAGCGGCCCCATGTTGGTGACCTGGTCCATCTGCTCGATGAAGTCATTGAAGTTGAAGGTGTTTTCGCGGATTTTTGCGGCCATTTCCGCCGCTTTCGTCTCATCGAAATCTTGTTGCGCACGTTCGATCAACGTCATCAGATCGCCCATGCCCAAGATTCTGGAAGCCATGCGTTCAGGATAGAAAGGCTCGAAGTCTTCCAGTTTCTCGCCTTGACCCGTAAATTTGATCGGTTTTCCGGTTACGGAACGGATCGAAAGCGCAGCCCCGCCGCGTGTGTCCCCGTCCAATTTGGTCAGGACGACACCGGTTATGCCGAGCTGTTCATTGAAGGATTGCGCTACGTTGACCGCATCCTGCCCTGTCATCGCGTCCACCGTAAACAGGATCTCGGTAGGGTTGACGGCCGCTTTGATGTTCTTCAACTCTGACATCAATACTTCATCCACGTGCAATCGTCCCGCCGTATCGATGATGACCAGATCGCGGCCATCGAGTTTGGCTTGCTCAACGGCTTGCTTCGCTATATCGACCGGATTTGCTTCCGTCCCCAATGCATACACCGGGAAATCCAATTGTTTGCCCAAAGTCTGCAACTGATTGATAGCTGCCGGACGGTAAACGTCGGCTGCGACCAGCATCGGGCGCTTATTCTCTTTTTTCTTCATGTAGTTGGCAAGTTTCCCGGCAGTGGTGGTCTTACCGGCACCCTGCAGGCCGACCATCATCACGACGGTCGGCGGCTTGGCAGAAAATTGGAATGGTTCCTGCTGCCCGCCCATCAATTCCGTCAGTTCTTCATTGACGATTTTGATGACTTGTTGCGTCGGTGAAAGTGACTCGAGCACATCCGAACCCAACGCCCGTTCGTTCACTTTTTTGACGAATTCTTTTACTACTTTAAAATTCACGTCAGCTTCCAGTAAAGCTAAACGTACTTCACGCATCATTTCCTTCAGATCGGCTTCCGTAATCTTACCTTTTTTGCCGATTTTGGTCATCGCGCCTTGGAGACGCTCGGATAACCCTTCAAATGCCATATTTGCCACTTCCTTACTGTTTATTCATCTCTGTCATCAAGTTCTTCCAGATTGGCGATCAGCCTCTGCAATGATTTGTCATCGGGATATTTTTCTTCAGCGTAATTCGCCAATTCGTCCAACTTTTTGTTCCGGAGGCTATAATTTTGCGCCAACTTCAACTTCTGCTCATAATCCATCAGAATCTTTTCGGTGCGCTTGATGTTGTCGTACACTGCCTGCCGGCTGACCTCAAATTCTTCAGCGATTTCGCCTAACGAATAGTCATCACCATAATACAAAGAAAGATAGCCTTTCTGTTTGTTCGTCAACAGGACATTATAGAATTCATAAAGAGTATTCATATTATTGGTTTTTTCCAGTTCCATCAGAATACCTTCCTTCTCGTACGGATTGTCAAGAAAAAATCTTTACACTTCATTAGATTACCGATTTTGCCAAGCTTAGTCAACCATAAATTGCAGCGAAGCCGTGTCGCCGCAGCAAAAAATAAAAATCAGACCGGCAATCGCGTCGGGATTGCCGGTCTGACCATGCGGCTGTCGCCTTTTGCTGTGAATTGTGCCTCATCAGGCGGGGTAGACCGTTTCCTTATTTTTTCTCAAGCAGGTCCTTTACCAATCCGTAGATGTACTGCTCCGGATCGAACACCTGCAGATCATCCAGGCCTTCGCCCAAACCGACGAATTTGACGGGTATATCCAGTTCTTGACGGATCGCCAGGATAACGCCGCCTTTGGCCGTGCCGTCCAATTTCGTCAGGATCAAACCGGTGACATCTGTCGTCTCCTTGAATTGCTTCGCTTGTATCAGAGCATTCTGTCCGGTCGTAGCATCAAGCACCAACAACGTTTCGGTTGCGCCGCCTGGGATTTCCCTTGCGATGATCCGATTAATCTTCTCCAATTCTTTCATCAAGTTCACTTTGTTCTGCAGTCTTCCGGCCGTATCGATAAGCAGGTAGTCATAATTTTCTTCTTTGGCTTGCTTCAGGGCATCGTATACGACGGAAGCCGGATCGCTTTTTGCATCGCTCGTCACGACCGGAACGCCGACACGTTCCCCCCAGACTTCCAACTGTTCGATTGCGCCGGCTCGGAAAGTATCTCCGGCCGCCAACAGCACTTTATTCCCTTGGTTCTTCAACTGATGAGCGTACTTACCGATGGTCGTCGTTTTCCCCACTCCGTTTACGCCCACAAACAGGATGACGGTCGGCCCGTTTTCATTTATTTTGATGGTGGGTAATTCCGTCTGGCCTTTTTCATAGATTTCGACCATTTTTTCGATGATGACGTTCTTCACTTGTTCTCCGGTGCGCACGTTCTTCATCTTGACTTCATCGCGCAGCACGTCCGAAAGTGCCAGCGTCATATCAAAACCAACATCTGCGGATATCAGCGTTTCCTCCAAATCATCAAAAAACTCTTCATCCACCTCCCTGAAGCCGGCGAACAGTTCATTCATCTTCTCTGAAAAGCTTTTGCGCGTCTTCTCCATGCCTTTATCGAATTTGTCGATGACAATCTTAGTTTCTTCGGTTACCGGTGTCTGAACGACATCTTCACCTGTAAAAGCGCGTTTTATCCGATCAAATAATCCCATCTGAACACTTCCTCTCTTATGGCAAGCTGTTTTTAAGCAAAGACGAACGTTTCGATTGCGTGTGCGACGCCATCTTCCCCGTTTGTCTTCGTGACGAAGCTCGCCCGTTCCTTGATTTTATCGGGAGCGTTGCCCATCGCGACGCTTACGCCCGCAAAATCCAACATCGCCAAATCGTTTTCTTCATCTCCGCAAGCCATGACCTCATCGGCAGTGATGCCCAGATGATCGCATAAAGCAGCGATGCCGTTGCCTTTGTCGACTTCAGGATGCATGACTTCAAACAGAAGCGGCCGTGATTTCATCATCGAATATTTGCTGTAGAAATCCGCCGGTATTTTGGCGATCGCTTCATCCAGGACAGCAGGCGCGATGCAGAAAACCACTTTATTGAACGCATGTTGTTCCTGAAAGTCTTCGATTTTTTTCTCAACGAACGGCAAGCTCGAACTCTGCAGGCTCTTGTATAAGGACTCCCTGCCTTGCGGGTATTCCGGTTCATATACAGACTCGAGATCCAGCATGTTCATCGGGATGTTCAATTCCTTGCTCAGATCATAGAGTTCCACAATCTGACCGTAGTTCAGCACCTTCTGGGAAATGATTTCAGATGTTTTATTTTTCTGGACCAAACCGCCATTGTAGGTGATGGAGTAATCTTCTGCCTGAAGCAGGTCCAGTTCATCCACGTAAGCCTTGATGCCCATAAGTGGGCGTCCCGTGCAAAGGACAATCTTTACGCCAGCTTCCCTGGCGCGGTGGATGGCCTGTTTGTTCGCATCGCTGATCTTTTTGTCTGGATTCAACAACGTCCCATCCAAGTCGAGTGCAATCAATTTAATCATTTATTTTCATCCCCTTAGCTTATTTCTTCATAATCTTCAAACTTGACCGATGCCAGACGGGATACGCCGGAATCCTGCATGGTCACACCATACAGTGCATCGGCTTCTTCCATCGTACCTTTGCGGTGGGTGATCACGATGAACTGGGTCAATTCGGTTGACGCTGCAAGATATTTTCCGAAGCGGGATACATTTGCTTCATCCAGGGCAGCCTCCACTTCATCCAAAATGCAGAACGGCACCGGTTTGACCTCGATGATGGCGAATAGGAGCGCAATCGCTGTGAATGCTTTTTCTCCGCCGGAGAGCAGGCTGAGTTGCTGCAGTTTTTTACCTGGCGGCTGCGCGACAATTTCGATTCCGGTCTCCAACAAGTCATTCGGATCCGTCAGTTCCAGCGTAGCTTTGCCGCCGCCGAATAATTTCGGGAAGGTTTTTTCGAATTGCTTTTTGATCTGGATGAAAGTCTCCTTGAACCGCAAGCGGACTTCATCGTCCATTTCGTTCATCGTGTTCAGAAGGTTCCCTCGGGCGGAAAGCAGATCCGTCTGCTGTTCCGAAAGGAAAGTGAACCTTTCGGAAATGCGATCATATTCCTCGATTGCGCCCATATTGATCGGGCCCAGTTCCTCGATGTCTTTTTTCAGCTGTTTCACTTGGCGGGCTGCTTCTTCGGGTTCCACGGTCAACTGATGGTCTTGCTTTGCCGCTTCAAAGCTGAGACCGTACTCCTCGCTTAAATGCGCAAGGTGGTGGTCGATGGCGATTTCATAGCGCCCGGCGTTTGTCTCCAGTTTGGCGTGCTCACTCCATAATTTCTGAAGGTTTTTATTTTTTTCGTTCTGCTCAGTTTCCCGAACGCCACGATTTTGTTCGGTTTGCTTTTTTTGCTCCCGCAGCCGTCTTAACTCTGTATCGAACTTCTCTTTTTCTGCACTGGCGGACTTCAGCTGCATCGTTATTTCTTGGATGGTCAGTGTCTCCGTGTCGGCCAGCTTGGCGACTTGATCTTGTTTGCCCTTCAACGAGCTGATGGCTTCCTGCTCCGTTTGGATGCGTTCAGCCGACAATTTCACATCACGCCGCAGTTGCTTTTCCTGCTCCTGCAGTACCGCCAGCTCCTGATCGGCCTGCTGCCGGTTCAACTGAACGTCCTGCAGCAGTTTCAAGCGCTCCTCTTCATTGAGGCTGGATTCCGCTATATCCTTCTGAAGCTGGTCGATTTCGCTGTTGAGGACGAGCAAATTTTGTTGGGCTTGGGCCAATCGCGTTTGTCTGTCCTCTTTCTCTTCATAAAATATGCGTTTTTCGTATTCATGTGCGGCCGCTTCTTTTTCTTTTGTTGCGATTTCGGCTGTCACTTGCTGCAGGGAAGCTTCCCTTTGCTGCAGTTCGAACTGTTTGATGGTCGCTTTTTGGCGCTTGTCGTCCAGTTCTTCCTGCAGACTTTGCTGCTGAAGCAACCATTTCTCTTGCTCCCGTTTCAGCTGGTTGTATTGGACGGACAACTGTTGCACGTAGTCGGTCAGCTTGTTCAGATTGTTTTTGCGGGCCAATAAGGAGGCTTCTTGCTGACGCCTTGTTGCGCCACCCGTCATCGATCCGCCAGCATGGATGACATCTCCTTCAAGGGTCACAATCCGATAACGGCTCTGCAATTTCCTGGAGATCTGCAGACCGTCCTGGATATTTGACGCTACAATCGTCGTGCCCAACAAACTGCTGACGATTGCACTGTACATCTCCTCATAGCCGATCAGTTCATTCGCGATGCCGATGTATCCGGGGATTGTTGCCAATGTCGTCCGCACAGATGTGGGCAACTGTTTGCCTTGGATGACTGTCATCGGCAGAAAAGTAGCGCGCCCCAATTGTTGGGCTTTCAGAATACCGATGCATTGTGAAGCGGTGCGTTCATCCGCCACCACGATGTGTTGCATCGTGGCTCCCAGAGCGATTTCGATGGCTAAGGTGTACTTTTCGGGAACTTGGATCAATTCGGCGACGGGACCACGGATACCCGCAACGCTTTCCCTTCTCCGCAGCATTTCCTTTACGCCCTGATAGTAGCTGGCATAGCTGTCGTCCAACTCCTGCTGACTCTCGCGCCGCGCTTCCGCCTGCTGCAGATTCCGGGTTACGGTATCCAGCTCAGCGTTCAGTTGTTGGAGCTTGGAGACGAGCTGGAAGTTATTTTGCTTGCACTCCTGCAGCTCCGATTCCAGGTTGGCATTCTCTTCAACAAACTGGACGTATTCCTCATTCAACGATTGCTGCTTCGCTTTCAGTTGGCGCAGATGCTTCCTCAGTTCATCGCCTTTCGAAAGGAAACGATGCTCTTGTTCCGTTGCGAGCATCATTTCTTTTTCAAGATGGACGGTCGTGTTCCGGTTGCTGGATTGTTCCTGCAGCCGGTTGATGTAATCGTTCCGGA harbors:
- the smc gene encoding chromosome segregation protein SMC, giving the protein MLYLHLERIEMSGFKSFADKTVIEFDEGVTAVVGPNGSGKSNLSEAVRWVLGEQSAKNLRGKKMDDIVFAGSQTRKPVNIAEVTLILNNEDGFLPLEFSEVSITRRYNRNGDSDCFINKKPCRLKDITELLMDSGIGKDSFSMISQGKVEQIFQNKPEDRRIIFEEAAGVARYKNRKTSAERKLSQTEEHLNRIEDILHEINSQLAPLEIQRKTALEYKGKKASLSEIEIALTASEIERLNAQWQTSKRELAEYDRKISTEERSLASTQAALQQLKQKLDACDEQLETLQTGYVTVIQKLEQLEGQRQISQQRAMYSSKNQEEQARIIAEKEALIKTEKANLMALRTELAAKVEARKELSEKRAALSEKESQLMQNKAELVQQLRNDYINRLQEQSSNRNTTVHLEKEMMLATEQEHRFLSKGDELRKHLRQLKAKQQSLNEEYVQFVEENANLESELQECKQNNFQLVSKLQQLNAELDTVTRNLQQAEARRESQQELDDSYASYYQGVKEMLRRRESVAGIRGPVAELIQVPEKYTLAIEIALGATMQHIVVADERTASQCIGILKAQQLGRATFLPMTVIQGKQLPTSVRTTLATIPGYIGIANELIGYEEMYSAIVSSLLGTTIVASNIQDGLQISRKLQSRYRIVTLEGDVIHAGGSMTGGATRRQQEASLLARKNNLNKLTDYVQQLSVQYNQLKREQEKWLLQQQSLQEELDDKRQKATIKQFELQQREASLQQVTAEIATKEKEAAAHEYEKRIFYEEKEDRQTRLAQAQQNLLVLNSEIDQLQKDIAESSLNEEERLKLLQDVQLNRQQADQELAVLQEQEKQLRRDVKLSAERIQTEQEAISSLKGKQDQVAKLADTETLTIQEITMQLKSASAEKEKFDTELRRLREQKKQTEQNRGVRETEQNEKNKNLQKLWSEHAKLETNAGRYEIAIDHHLAHLSEEYGLSFEAAKQDHQLTVEPEEAARQVKQLKKDIEELGPINMGAIEEYDRISERFTFLSEQQTDLLSARGNLLNTMNEMDDEVRLRFKETFIQIKKQFEKTFPKLFGGGKATLELTDPNDLLETGIEIVAQPPGKKLQQLSLLSGGEKAFTAIALLFAIIEVKPVPFCILDEVEAALDEANVSRFGKYLAASTELTQFIVITHRKGTMEEADALYGVTMQDSGVSRLASVKFEDYEEIS